The Bos javanicus breed banteng chromosome 11, ARS-OSU_banteng_1.0, whole genome shotgun sequence genome includes a window with the following:
- the ZBTB6 gene encoding zinc finger and BTB domain-containing protein 6: MAAESDVLHFQFEQQGDVVLQKMNLLRQQNLFCDVSIYINDTEFQGHKVILAACSTFMRDQFLLTQSKHVRITILQSAEVGRKLLLSCYTGALEVKRKELLKYLTAASYLQMVHIVEKCTEALSKYLEIDLSMKNNNQHVDLCQSSDPDVKNEDENSDKDCEIIEISEDSPVNIDFHVKEEESNVLQSTVESLTTEREEMRSPELSSVDMSFKDNEIRILHVESISTGGVENGKFSQPCTSSKASMYFSETQHSLINSTVESRVAEVPGNQDQGLFCENTEGSHGPVNEIQNLEDAFSLRHQCPRCPRGFLHVENYLRHLKMHKLFLCLQCGKTFTQKKNLNRHIRGHMGIRPFQCTVCLKTFTAKSTLQDHLNIHSGDRPYKCHCCDMDFKHKSALKKHLTSLHGRSSGEKLPRHDLERQNLL; the protein is encoded by the coding sequence ATGGCTGCTGAGTCTGATGTTCTGCACTTCCAGTTTGAACAACAAGGAGATGTAGTCTTGCAGAAAATGAATCTCTTGAGGCAGCAGAATTTATTTTGTGATGTGTCAATTTATATTAATGACACTGAGTTCCAGGGGCACAAGGTGATTTTAGCTGCTTGCTCCACCTTTATGAGAGATCAGTTTTTACTCACTCAGTCAAAACATGTCAGAATCACCATCTTGCAGAGTGCAGAAGTTGGCAGAAAATTGTTGCTCTCTTGCTACACTGGAGCACTTGAAGTTAAAAGGAAAGAGCTTTTGAAATATTTGACTGCTGCCAGTTACCTTCAGATGGTTCACATTGTGGAAAAGTGCACAGAAGCTTTGTCAAAGTATTTGGAAATTGATCTTTCTATGAAAAATAACAATCAGCATGTTGACCTCTGTCAATCCTCTGATCCAGATGTTAAGAATGAAGATGAAAATTCAGATAAAGACTGTGAGATCATTGAAATTTCAGAAGATAGTCCTGTAAACATAGATTTCCATGTTAAAGAAGAGGAAAGCAACGTTTTACAGTCTACAGTAGAGAGCTTGAccacagagagagaggaaatgagaTCGCCAGAGCTGTcttcagtagacatgagttttaaAGACAATGAAATTCGTATCCTCCATGTGGAATCTATCAGTACTGGGGGTGTAGAAAATGGAAAGTTTTCACAGCCTTGTACCTCTTCAAAAGCAAGCATGTATTTCTCAGAAACACAGCATTCACTGATCAATTCTACAGTTGAGAGCAGAGTGGCAGAAGTTCCTGGGAATCAAGATCAAGGCTTATTTTGTGAGAACACTGAAGGAAGTCATGGTCCAGTGAATGAGATTCAGAATCTAGAGGATGCTTTTTCCCTGAGGCACCAGTGCCCCCGGTGCCCTCGAGGGTTTCTTCATGTTGAGAACTATCTGCGCCACCTTAAGATGCATAAACTGTTCTTGTGCTTACAGTGTGGGAAAACatttacacaaaagaaaaatctgaacagGCACATTCGAGGGCACATGGGCATACGGCCCTTTCAGTGCACTGTGTGCTTGAAGACATTTACTGCAAAAAGCACACTTCAGGACCACTTGAATATACACAGTGGGGATCGGCCATACAAATGCCACTGTTGTGACATGGATTTCAAGCACAAATCTGCCCTCAAAAAGCATTTAACCTCTCTCCATGGCAGAAGCAGTGGTGAAAAACTACCCAGGCATGATCTGGAAAGGCAAAACCTACTGTAA